In Phragmitibacter flavus, a single genomic region encodes these proteins:
- the modA gene encoding molybdate ABC transporter substrate-binding protein produces MQTVITMLGCILILGGITHAAEPVLRVSAAASLADALKEINTAFTQQTGVHIQLNLGASSTLARQIEEGAPMDVFISADLAKMDHLDAKGLLQSNTRENQLSNSLVIVTPADSALSIHSLTDLTTKTISKIATGDPKAVPVGRYAKAYLEKAGLWQSIEPKIVATENVRAALAAVESGNIDVGIVYKTDAAISKKVKVAYQVPIDPALTITYPKAALKNAPNLGFALQYLEHLDTPTSKATFTQFGFIVLPETDVAR; encoded by the coding sequence ATGCAAACCGTCATCACAATGCTGGGATGTATTTTAATACTAGGAGGCATTACTCATGCCGCCGAGCCAGTCCTACGCGTCTCCGCTGCGGCCAGCCTTGCGGACGCACTCAAGGAAATCAACACCGCATTCACCCAGCAAACCGGCGTCCACATCCAGCTTAATCTCGGTGCCTCCAGCACCCTGGCCCGACAAATCGAGGAAGGTGCCCCCATGGATGTTTTCATCTCCGCCGACCTCGCCAAGATGGACCATCTCGATGCGAAAGGTCTTCTGCAATCCAACACCCGTGAAAACCAACTTTCCAACTCCCTGGTTATCGTCACCCCAGCCGACAGCGCTCTGTCCATCCACTCTCTAACTGACCTAACAACCAAAACGATCTCCAAAATTGCCACCGGCGATCCCAAAGCCGTGCCCGTCGGCCGCTACGCCAAAGCCTATCTCGAAAAGGCAGGCCTCTGGCAATCCATCGAACCAAAAATCGTCGCCACCGAGAATGTCCGAGCCGCCCTCGCTGCCGTGGAATCTGGCAATATCGACGTCGGCATTGTTTACAAAACCGACGCCGCCATTTCCAAAAAAGTCAAAGTCGCTTATCAAGTCCCTATCGACCCAGCTCTCACCATCACCTATCCCAAGGCCGCTCTCAAAAACGCGCCCAACCTCGGCTTCGCTTTGCAGTATCTTGAGCATCTAGACACCCCAACTTCAAAAGCCACCTTCACCCAATTCGGATTCATCGTCCTACCGGAAACCGATGTTGCCCGGTAA